The Pieris brassicae chromosome 7, ilPieBrab1.1, whole genome shotgun sequence genome includes the window TCTTTCTTCAAAGATTTCTGTAACACTATCGTTAGATATATATGAGACGAATCCCAAAGCTCCTTTCAATTCTGTTAAGGGTGTAAGCTGATAGCTCTTTGTTTAGGTTATACTTAGAGAACCGTTTCGTCGTTTAGAtttctaaatacatttttcttgcATGTCTTTCTTTCAGATTCTGGCATTTTGTCGAATTTAAAAGACCTTGAAGAATGGACCATATCAGCtcacttttatttaaacgCAGCGTTCTTTTTGTTTATTCGTATTCATCGCACTCATATTCGGCTCATTCATTCTTCTTTTTTGCTTCTACAGACCAGGTTTAATTGGTCCTGAAGTTTTTAattccaaattttaatttaattttgtctcAATAACCGTAACTGATAATGTACATAACACTTCGCTGAGACTCTTTGGTCTTTGGATAGCACATAGTATTTcctagctatatatatatacactcaCGCATTTTTACCTCTTAAGAGGCAGGCAGAGACCGGGGATCCCCACACTGACTGTCCTAATACACCTCTCCCTCTCTTCCTCTTTCAAGACATTCACCATGCTCGTTGGATACTTTTGACTTACCCCCTAAATTGAACTAAAGTTTCAACTACTTTTTTCACGAGGCTTTGTAACCCGTCTATATACGGACTgagttaaaacaataaattatgtgACGACGCAGAGCCTCCGAAATCTTAAATGGTACGATTGTCGTTACTATAAGTACACTGGAATTATATATCCCTTCTACCCTCCTTACCCACATCTTTCGTGTTTGTTAAGGCTAGCAACTTTGtgtactctgtcaagtatcaACATATACACAATAGATTTAACTACTATTCATAGAGTAGAGTCACAAAAGCGACATTATACGTTTTAtgttgcattatataaatcgTAAGTAAATTTGTAGATGGACTTATGTTTGACCTAACCTAAATGTTTTAACTAGTATGGTAAGTTAAATCCTTTTTAGcatgaaatatttcaaattggtTTGAATGAAACATTTCTTCCCTGAGAGACATGATCCCTAACTATTCAAAGTTAGGAATGTACTCTTCCGGCAAAAAAAACccttacatttattaagatacAGAACGAATGTTCTGACTGACTCACCTGATACTGAGTAGCTTTGTGCAGCTAACTTTATTTGAAACAATCTGTTGCGTTAAATAACCAGTGAGCATTGACCTTTACCCTTCAATGTTAACATTTTCCTGTTCAATACCTCTGAGGAAAAGTAAGCGATACATTGAATGTTTTTGTTCAACCGAACCCAACTAGGatcatatattaatgtttgatGTTGCATGATTTGTATttcaatagatatttaatattttgagaGAGATGTTATAACTATGCGATTTTCAACCTTACGTCTAAAACCCCAGACTCTTTATTTCCATTTACGCCATTAACACATGCTCGTCTGATACAGGAAGACCTAGacttaacttaataaattatatataacaaatgagAATTGTACTAAATATATAGCCAAATAgggaatacatatatacaaaaagattcaaacatttacgaaaggattttttttaatacttatgtACGTGAGGGTGTCTATGAAAGGCTTACTCATGATGCAGATGATatagcgctatggatattcttaatactcgtTTAAAGCATTTTGCTTAGTTAAACTAAAGCTTTTTGTCTCCTCCTGTCAAATTTTGCtaacgctgtgatgaaaagtaACAGGTGAGTACTTTAGCTAAAAAGGGTTATTAGAATGAGCTACCTGTTGTGAATAATGGGGTATAATCAACTCACTTAACCTCATTGTTGTATGCATATCATAGTAATAACTTGTCGTTATAGTCTTTACTCCAAATTAAGTATACACAAtatgaaaatacttttattttatttttcacaaaaGCCTACGGCTTTTATCGCACAGAATGAGACATCGTAGTAAAAGCTTTGATTTATTGAGGATTTGGCACGTCGCGGTCTACTTGTTTTGTTtctcacatttttattatttgtcgagttattttttattcaacgtTGGTCTTGTGGCTTGAGCGTGCCACTCTCAACCTTATAACTTAAAATCTTCGCGCAACGGCCTTTCATTTCTCGTACGGTAAGCCTGCTGAAAATTTAGTtcgatttgttttattaaacatagaaAGTAATGCAGAAAATTTTTCAAAGTAtctttttaatcaataaagtaaatatattttattttaaaggaaaaGTTTCATTTCCAGTTATCTACAATATTGTATCTATTAACATAAGTTTAATTGGGCCAAATTACTATATGTCAGGGgctctatttattatatattctactttaattaaattgccTCGTTTATTCAAaagaaagaaatttaaattaaacatcgCGTCTTTGCTCTGTTAATAAGCTACTTACAAACGAGAAATCTTTGTGTAAGCATAgctactatatattatattaataatattctaaaatatagtacgtatataagatacagtaaatcgatattttttttaaatagatccATGCAACTTCTTCACGATCGAATAGCCGGCAATTTAGCAGCACATAACTCCCGAGGGAACTTTTTGAATCAAAGTAGTCGAATGGGTCAGCCATTGCCACTGATACTTGAAATTTTGGACTGAACAATACGAAGGACCAAGAACACAGGACACAAGTTCAAGGGAGGACGAAATCATCATCTTATGTGATGGCCTTGTGATGGCCGACATTTTCTCTTTAGTGAATTTAGGGATTTATATCTAGCAATGAAAAACCACTCCTCCAACAAAAACCAtcgaaattgtattcgtttttacaacaaacaccTAAGTGAAATTAGAGAAtgatcactaaataaattcaaagccctcgttaaacttaaattaatcaataaatattaatataaatttgccaaatatttaaataatcataatccTTGGCATTGAGACTACCTTCTTTTCTAACGATCAAGCCGCTCGAAGAGTTATttgtcatcgacgattcgaaccgctcgaAAAGTGGAAAGAGatggagctcccgcccagaggtgagagcAGTATTCCAtaccatgtggggccgaatttgcgctttatagagttgcaagcggtggcccggagtgaagtaccatCTCGCCTTGCTGGTCACACACAAGCTTCTTGGAgactaatttagcctttccctccaaatgatcGCGAAACTGAatgtcgttcgatatgtcaatgccaagtattccgatgctggctgtggctttaagaagagtgttttcgaaaagagaaGTAGCGACAAAGGATGTTTTTTTCGCGGATAACgcacaaacttgtgtcttcttggggttaaattggactaagTTACCTACTCGGCCAATGTAAAGAGTGCTGTCATCCGCATAGcgatgaatgttgctaagttgcaacatacaTTGATACGCAGAATAAATAGGatcttgtgggaccccagcgttcacgggtttaaggtcggaacgtgctccgtcgatgacgaccttgatgctctgATTGGCCAGAAAGCTGGATCAACTGCAAGTAACTGGATctagttgcataatttctcgggaagctcctaggctggaagcttcgagagcagtgcccttggactcaattgcctctatCCATCTATGTGTAAAGCATACAAGAAGGTCAAAAGCCGAatgaccacgacgaaagccgtactgataatggctaatcagctggtggccctctagatacctcaaataggtatattatttcttagttACTCTTAGTATTTGTAATTCTCGACCCACACGTGGTTTAAAATAATCTCTATGCGGCCAATAGAAAACGTTGGACACAATCcaagagaattttatattatactgaTGCAAGCAAATCCCCGTTTGTGTACGGAGTGCTTGTGACTCGCTTggaatttatctattttaacaCAAGGAATTTACATAGACAattgataattttcttaaaaggtTTTTCTATGGAAAGTAGCAGAACAAAAGGCttaaagtttttgtattaatacttttttgttcATAAGGATAAGCcagtactttatttatttattatatacggAGTTGAAACAGAcacattaacaaaataaatatagtatttatccTAAACCACAATTACCCAGATATTGACAGGTCATGTCAATGTCAGGTTAtgggtttttttaattagaaggcttataattatcttttctgtcaaatttgaattttgacaCTCTCAACAATATTGACAGAAAACTTAAAGTTTATGAATTTAAAGCATAATTTAATTGggctattaaaataaagatttaaacaacatctcattatatattttttattttttcttcactATCTACAGGCTTCTCTTCTGAAAAAGtcaattaactattaataaaatattaagtttaaaattgtgGTCAAATGTTACTCTCATCACTAAGCCATTGGAATCCAGGCTCTGCATTCCCTTTTAGAAATATACAAACTTCGATATACGCATAAACACAcgttcatttaaatatacaatgtcGTACGCAATTTGTTTTTCGTACTGGATATTTACACAAGtgataactaataaatataattgttaattattttttcggCTTTCATTGTTCAACTCGTGTAtaggttttattataactataggTTAAGCTTGTTTGGCTAAGCAAACATCGTGTGTTGGTTGCCCATAATGATTTTTTCATACTATGTGCGTAGTAAACATTTGTTCGGCAACGTCGTGAGGAATCTGGCAGATTTCAGACCTAATAATCTAAGTTAGGCACGATAACTACATAGTATAAACCAATGGCGTACGCGTATCCTATTTCCACGTGAACGAAATCGCACGGGCATTTGGTTGTGCTCTATATAATGCCTTCAATTAATCAAGAAAGCTTGACTTAAGTGAAACAGGAAAGCTCACGACGAGAGTCACCTGATAAAGTTACTCAAGTTAGCTCTGTACCCGAATGCTTTATCTTAACAAGTCTAGTTTGTGGTCTCTAAAACAATAGAGCACGGAGTACACATATACCTATGTGTTCAAAAATCTCAAAAACCTCTGCAtgcaacttttttattttatcaaaactaCCGCGCGGCTTCTtctgatttattataaaataccttcGAACGTAGTATTTTCATTGGAAGATATCGTGACGGTTTTATTCTCCCCATTACTGAGTGTTGAAGCAATCGttaaatttttcttcttttgcGGCGAAAGTTTCTCCAACGCCTTTTCGTCATTTGTCGTGAACCAAAACGAGGAATTCGTATCATCGTCTTCAACTAGCGATATGTGCGGGATATctgaaagaaatataaaaatacctacttatttaaaatagtgtgTTTGGTAGTACGCACTCAAGACTGAGTGAGACTCACTATCAAGACAtacatttatcaaataatcaAACCGCGGTATGCaactaaaagtaattaaagtttacacaaaacaaattaaattataaattgcgCAGGTTCGAAACAGGAAAACAATACCTTTCCAAaacttattgaatttattgaaAACCTCTTGCAGATATGTCAAAATATACTTACAAATAGGGTTTGTTAAGGCTTGGCCTGATGCACTGGTGTTAGCACTGCTTAAGAAATTTCCTGACTCTACACTATTTTTTTCAGGTTTATCAATAGCATCagtatcatttataattaaaaatggtttGATAAACTCTATTCTATCTTCAATGGAGCTTACAAAGTCCTCTACTATTTCTGGattagtattaaaaacttCGTAAGTATCGTCGGTATCTGTTATGTTAACATCATCATCCTCCGACGTTAGATCCTTGCTTGGTGTCGTTTCCGGGTTTATAGTTGAGTTTTTGGTAACTGTAATAAAATTccaatgaaatatatatatgtaaaaaatatattttttgatagatgtagaaaatataaatcatacaTACGTTCTCCGTCCTCATTCGAATCTATCGTTTCAAAGTTTTCCaagagattttctttgttAATGTCAGCTACAGCTGTTTCATTTGTGATTTGAATAACATCTATTTCTTTCCAAAAGTCAATCGCACTTATCTTCTCAAGCATATCGTTATCTTGAAGTAGACTATGATTTTTAGGGGGTTTAATTATTTCTGAAGGgcttaaaattgatttatctaTTACAGGTAAATGATTTGAATCATTACTTTTTAAAGATTGCAATGTTTCTAAGATACttgtatatagattttttgaaCCTGGTTTGCTTATATCTTGTTGGGAGGTTAAGTTTCTTGATGAAACGGGTCCTAAACttgatatttctttattatcatTAGAATGAGTAGCATTAACGTTAACTGATTTATCTATTTTGGTGGGATTAATCTGTGATTGGGTTATTGGAACTAATGTATTAGGTACCAGTGTCTCTTTGttgttcatatttaataaaggttGTGCTGGTGGAAGATTGTAAATTGGTACAATAGCAGGATTTACAAGAGGACTTCCTGCATGTACTTCCTTTTCggcaatactatatttttttgtatttattttatttaagtcgTGCACGATGTAGTAcggataattatttttaatatattcaaaatcatCCGTTTCTTCAATAGATCCATTTGGATGAATTATTGTGTACGTTTTTTTTGATCGCTGAGGAGGATCTTCTGTAAGTGAAAGAAATagttaacataattaaagaaatatatttttattatttatttgtttcgtaattgtaatatatataacatacaattaCATTACACATATAGGCACAgacagaatatataatatttcaaaaaggtTCAGTCATTTACAAGAGggaaaaaacaacaaaaaatattcaatacatttaactaagtaatacccaATTTGGCTGTATTGTGTAATGATGTAAAACCTGTGTGTATCtaggtgtgctcatgatgcaggtgattttgtGCTATgattattcttaatactccaTTTAACCATACTCCACGATAGCTTAAATTATACACTAACTAATTGTGTGTCCGGGCGTGATACAAAACTGAGTTCTTTGCATAGTTAGCGTTGATGTAAGGAGCATGAAACAAAGCATGTCAACGATTGCTgtcgtttattaatattttacctcTTCAAAGGTATGAACTCtgaattattcatataggtacaaacatatatgaataattcCGAGTTCTATGTCagtattatctaaatatcCATTAATTAATTCAGTTTTGAATACGCTTCACATAGAACAACAATTGGTCCATCATGTGTCTTCGACTAATGACAGAGCGAGTAGAAGCGAGTTAGAAACCAAATCTGTTCGCTTTAACTTTTAGGATCCGTCTATTTTTTCATAAAGTACAGTTTTCATAAAGTACAACATATCTGGTGTATTAATTTAGGTAACAAATAACATAGATTAACAGACCTTTTTCATTATGTGTTGTGTAAGTCAAGagttatattgttaatttctagtatgaaaatttgttttttctaattaattttttatgtttttttgttgtatctGTAAATTGTGTTCTCTTATTGTGCACTCTTGTAAATTAAGGGTCGCCTGTTAGGGTAGgtagtgtatttttaaataaataaatatcacacattttttcaattaattataagccTAAAGAAATTAAGTAAGTTCGatgaaaattttcttaattcaaTCAGATCaagaataaaaaagtaatatctctaaagaaaaacactttttgaagggattaaagctatgtatgtgcgtggtcacggtgaccttgaccacgcacgctgcaaagcacgcgaaacgttggtaaaaaatttaaaatttagaattatgtaaataattataagttttaataataatacatagctttaatccgttcaaaaagtgtttttcttaatgtgtaaaagctattttaacaaaagacaataatatctctaaagattttaatacgtaaaaataaaagcttaCCTGAGTTTACTTGTCTAGGTAATGATGCAACTGGCAGGTTCAAAATTGGCCGGTTCACATTATTGTTACCTATGTTTACTCCTGTTGGCTGTATTGTCTGTTGAACAGGCCTGATTTGTGAAAACGGTTTTAGTGGAACAGACTGCGGTGGAATGAATCCCTTGTTTATATCCGGAGCAACAAACCCACGTAggttgattttgaaattttggGGTAGGCCATATTGTTTGGCTAAATTTTCACCTTGAAATTGTGAAATCATTCTCtgataattcaaattatttacaatactttCGTAGTTTTGGGGTGCGTTAATATTCTGATTTACTTCCGGTCTGAACTGGTTTTGTTTCAACCTCCCAATATTTGCCATTCCATTTTGCTTTATGATCTCTAATTTTCCTGATGCAACCGCTGCATTGCTTTGAGCAGCATTGAAGTTTGAAGGTGATCTTATAGTTGGTAATGGCTGGAAATTGTCTGAGCCTTTTGTGTATACATTTTTCTCTTCGAAAATTGCATGTTGCATAAAACGCtcattatttatagttttgagGCTATCAGCactattcatataaacattTGCTGATGGCGGCAACGtatctgtaaaaaatattatactaactAAAGCTTAAACGGAGATGGAATTGCTTAACACACAACAACAATGAAAATGTATGTGTAAAAAACACAAGTCCCGATTCTCATGAGTTGTCcctgaatataaaattatcaatatataaataaaagttatataaaaacacgCTTTATTCAAATTGCTAGATActaaatagaattttaaaaaaatgtcagtgtgtaattttttttacttacatgAAACTTGAATATAGGTTAAATAAAAGAGCACAACTGTCAGCAACATTTTCGTCGACCACACAGTGTTTGGCTAAAGactaaattattcaaagactttattgttaaatacgCGTAGTACTGAGTAAAAGCTGAGCAAACATATATTGTTGTACGTTTACATTGTACGtacgaaattttatatttaactagttGAAGTCCGCGACAGCCTGCGTAACGCCTTTCAACATACAACCTATTCATGTCATAACTGTATAACTttgatttaacttttaattgatttattgagTAGAATGCCGGACTTTTGGTGGCCTCGAATTTAAGTCCCTAGTGGGCCTTAATATGACACagaattccttaaaatattgatgtgATATACAAACAAGTTCTTTTTAAAAGAGCtgtgtttagtttatttaagattcagctaattaaaatatataagtatacacttattttttgttttatttatcattaaggtaaattcatatattaaagCTTACAAATACATTCATAAGCAAATACAAATTCCAGCATGTGCGCAAACGTCAAAATGACGTATGCTTATCTTTAGAGTATAGCAAAATTTGGTTATCTTTCTAGGGTTTTTagttgattttaatattaaaaaataaatcagtggagttaaaaactttaaatctggacctcagatttctgtatgtgtttcatgatcatttgtcaatctaataggcaagtaagtatcagcctcctgtgtctgacacacgccgtcgactttttgggcctatggcaagccggtttcctcacactgttttccttcaccgttcgagcgattgTAAATACGTACGTACATTGacagaaattccattggtgcacagccagggatcggtCCTACAACCTTAGTGacagtcacacgctgaagccactgggcCAACTCTGCTCTggattgattttaataacaactTTTTAAGTACTTTACTGATtgacatacaattttattatattagctCTGTCTAAGAGGCCCTTTACGAATTCGTATATTAGCCaaatgtagattttttaattaattacatttttttttgtattacgtcATAGTCAAAGCATACAGAAATAATCGAAAGCAATTtgatagatttatattttgaagacTATATGCAGTACAAGTCTGGGTGTCAAGACAACTCTCATAGGGACGGATATCCAACACGACCGGAGCATTGCAAGAGCAGGCTAAAGGCAGAGAATCGACTCACGCTTGTAGTCTTACCTGGGAGATACTACCTGCAAAAGTTTAAAGAAAGAGTACACTCCACCCTCAAAGGTTGGCAACGCATCCACTTAAATAGGTATCCATGGGCTACGTGCACTACCTTTTTTGACATCCCATAGGCTGTCCCtgtcctataaaaaaatatgttgcttACACAACATAttgcaaaacaaaaaactttggTCTTCGTTGTAAATTGCccttgtaatataaaatacagatcGTAACatgttttcttaaaacaagTCAGTGATGCATCTAATTATAGAATGTCCTGTATTTGAAGCCTCCAGGTGCGATCTGGAGCGAAATATCTACACAAGTGTTCCGAGCATTtacctaaaatattaagtagcAGTAATCGCAACTGGAAGATATCTGCAGTAAAATGCGTCACTCGCTGCAAGAAGAGCGTAGTGGAGGTCTCGCCTCCACTCGCCTATATAAAACAggaatagtaatatatatattaggaaatttcttaatata containing:
- the LOC123711883 gene encoding uncharacterized protein LOC123711883; this translates as MLLTVVLFYLTYIQVSYTLPPSANVYMNSADSLKTINNERFMQHAIFEEKNVYTKGSDNFQPLPTIRSPSNFNAAQSNAAVASGKLEIIKQNGMANIGRLKQNQFRPEVNQNINAPQNYESIVNNLNYQRMISQFQGENLAKQYGLPQNFKINLRGFVAPDINKGFIPPQSVPLKPFSQIRPVQQTIQPTGVNIGNNNVNRPILNLPVASLPRQVNSEDPPQRSKKTYTIIHPNGSIEETDDFEYIKNNYPYYIVHDLNKINTKKYSIAEKEVHAGSPLVNPAIVPIYNLPPAQPLLNMNNKETLVPNTLVPITQSQINPTKIDKSVNVNATHSNDNKEISSLGPVSSRNLTSQQDISKPGSKNLYTSILETLQSLKSNDSNHLPVIDKSILSPSEIIKPPKNHSLLQDNDMLEKISAIDFWKEIDVIQITNETAVADINKENLLENFETIDSNEDGELTKNSTINPETTPSKDLTSEDDDVNITDTDDTYEVFNTNPEIVEDFVSSIEDRIEFIKPFLIINDTDAIDKPEKNSVESGNFLSSANTSASGQALTNPIYIPHISLVEDDDTNSSFWFTTNDEKALEKLSPQKKKNLTIASTLSNGENKTVTISSNENTTFEEEKPVDSEEKIKNI